The following DNA comes from Amycolatopsis albispora.
ACTTCGGTGCCACCGAGCGCGTCACCGAGCCCGCGTAGTTCCGGGAACTCGCCGGTGATCACCCGGCCGGAGCGCTCCCGCACGGTGACCCGGCCCTCCTGCGCGCGCACCAGCGTGCGCGGGCCGCCCCAGTCGAACTCGTAAGCCCATTCCTCGTCCTCGGCGACCGGCGGCAGCGCGCCCGGTTTCGCCTGCATGGGCGGGAGGAACACGGGCAGCGGCTGCCGCCCGGCTCGGTCCAAGGTGTGCACGACGGCAGGGATAGCCAGCGTGGCGCCGGGTGAAACCCCGGTCCCGTTTGGCCACCGCCCCGATCGGGTATTCGCCTCCGAAGCGAGGTGAGGCGGGTGCGGGAGCGATTTCACGGCCGGCTCGAGGAGCTGGGCGGCCAGCTGGTCCGGTTGTCCGCCGCGGCGGCGGCCGAGTTGCGGCTGGCGAACCGGGCGCTGTTCGAACACGAACCGGCGCTGGCCGCGGAAGTGAAGCGCACCGACCGCCTGCTCGACTCCGCCCGGGACGAATGCGAGCACACCGCACACCGGCTGCTGGCGCTGGAGGCGCCGGTCGCCGGTGATCTTCGGCTGGTGCTGGTCGCCGTCTACTGTGCCGACCGGTTGGAGCGCATGGGCGATCTGGCCAGGCACATCGCGGAAACGGCGGCACGGGCGCACCCCGACCCGGCGGTGCCGGACGACCTGCTGCCCGCCTTCGAGCAACTGGCGGAGTGCACCGCGGCGATGGCCGACGACCTGTGCGTGTTCCTCAGCGAAACCGGGGAAACCGGGGGCACGGCCTTCGCGCAACTGCACGCGGCCGACGCCGAGGTGGACGCGCTGCAGCAGCACGTGCTCGCCGAGGTGACCGGACCGGACTGGCGGCACGGCGTGCCCGCCGCGGTGAACGCCACGCTGCTCGCCCGGTTCTACGGCCGCTTCGCCGACCAGGCGGTCTCCGTGGCCCGCCGGGCCGACTTCGCTGCCACCGGCGCCCTGCCCCGCTGACCAGGAGGACACCGATGAGCACACGCACCGCGCTGGAGCGCGAGCGGAAGTTCGAATTCCCGCTGGACCTCGCCATTCCGGATCTGCGTGCGCGTGGCCCGGTGGCCAGCCAGGCCGATCCGGTCGAGGAACGGCTCGAGGCGACCTACTACGACACCCCGCGCTACGACCTCATCCGCGCCGGGGTGACGCTGCGGCGGCGCACCGGCGGCGGGGACGACGGCTGGCACCTGAAACTGCCCGTCGGCCCGGACGCGCGTGAGGAGATCACCCTGCCGCTGGGCGAATCCGACGGTGAGGTCCCGGCGGAACTCGCGGAGCTGGTGCGCGGGCACAGCCGTGGTGAGGAGCTGATCGCCATCGCCGGTCTGCGCACCGTGCGGTACTCGGTGGAGCTGGCCGACGCGGACGGCCGCGTGCTCGCCACGCTGACCGATGACCACGTGACCGGCGAGGCGGCCGGGGCGGTGGCGCGGCTGGACCAGTGGCGGGAACTGGAACTCGAACTGGCCGCCGACGCCGATGACCAGACCATGGCGGTACTGGCCGAGCTGGTCGCCGACGCCGGTGCGGTGCCGTCGGAATGGCCGTCGAAACTGCGGCGGCTGATCGGCGACCTGCTCGCGGAACCGCCGAGCCCGCGGCCCGGGAAGCGGGCTTCCGCGGGCGAAGTCGTGCTGCACTACCTGCGCACCCAGGTGGACGCCATGCGCCGCCACGACGCTGGCGTGCGCCGCGACACCGAGGACTCGGTGCACCAGATGCGGGTGGCGATGCGGCGGCTGCGCAGCGCCCTCGGCTCGTTCCGCCGGGTGCTCGACCGCGACGCCGTACAAGGGCTGCGCGAGGAACTCAAGTGGCTCGGCGGTGAGCTGGGGCCGGTGCGTGACAACGAGGTTCTGCACGCCGGGCTCGCGAAGCAGGTGGCCGAGCTGCCGCGGGAACTGACCATCGGCCCGGTCGCCACCTATCTCGACACCTACTGCGAACAACGCGGTGAACAGGCCAAGGCCGCCGCGCTCACCGCGTTGAACAGCACGCGGTACCTCGAACTGCTCCGGGCGCTCGACGCGCTGCTCGACGACCCGCCGCTGACCGCCAAGGCGAACCGCCCGGCCAGGAAGGAACTGCGTCACGCCGTGCACCGCGCGGACCGGCGGCTGCGGCGCGCGGTCGCGGCACTCACAGACGCCGAGGACCGGGACGCGGCGCTGCACGAGGTCCGCAAGAAGGCCAAGCAGGCGCGGTACACCGCCGACGCGGTGCGCCCGGTGGCGGGCAAGAAGCTGAACACCTGGCGGAAACGGGTCAAGGCGGTGCAGTCCACCCTCGGCGACCACCACGACAGCGTGGTCGCGCGGGCGGAACTGGTCCGGCTGGCGGTGGCGGCCGACCGCGACGGGCACAGCTCGTTCTCCTACGGCGTGCTCCACGGCCGCAACGCGGTCGCCGCGGCCGCGCTGGACGAGGAGTTCGGCACGCGGTGGCGGCGGGTCACCGGCGGCCCGCGACCGGGCAGGCCGAAATGAATCCTTTGTGGACACCCCAGTCCGCGCGGCGGCGGCCGGGCTGGCGTCCTCTTCGGTTGCGTGCCGATCCGGCTGGTAGCGTTCCCGTGATGCCGGTGATCCGTGTCGTACTCGTGGAAGACCACGACATGGTGGCCGAAGCCATGGAACTCGTCTTCGCCGGGATCGGCGACATCGATCTCGCCGCCAGGGCCGGTTCGATGGCCGCCGCGGTGCGTGAGGTCGAGCTGGTCAACCCGGATCTGGTGGTGCTGGACCGCAGGCTGCCCGACGGTGACGGCATCGAGCTGATCGGGCGCCTGCGTGAGCTGCCCGCCGCGCCGAAGGTCCTGCTGCTCACCGCCGAGGTCAGCGCGGCCGTGGCGACCAGGGTGGTGGAGGCTGGCGGCTCGGGTGTGGTGGCCAAGACCGCCGGGCTGGACCAGCTGGCCGACGCCATCCGCCGGGCCGCGGCGGGGGAGATGGTGTTCGACGCGGTGCTGCTCGGCGAGGTGATCGACCGGCTGTCCGGGCGGGCCGCGCCCGCCGAGCTGACCACCCGCGAGCGCGAGATCCTGCGCCTGTTCGCCGAGGGCGCCACCGTCGAGGAGATCACCCAGCGGCTGCACCTGGCGCGCAACACCGTGCGCAACCACGCTCAGCGGGCGCTGGTGAAGCTGGGTGCGCATTCGCGGCTGGAAGCGGTCGCCATCGCGCGCCGGCGCGGCCTGCTGGACTGAGGCGACTGATGCAAATGCATCAGTGGATCGGGGACCGCTGCGTCTAGCCGGAGCTGCGGCGGACGGGGGACGATGAACCACGATGGACAGCATGCTGAGCTGGGCAGCGCGGGCCACTCCGGCGACCACGGTGCTACCGGCCGACCTCACCGCCGAAGGCGAAGCCCGCCGGTTCGTCGCGCGCGTGCTGTCGGCCTGGCAGGGCACCCTGCCCTTCGAAGACGCCACGCTGATCGCCTCGGAACTCGTCGCGAACGTGGTGCGCCACGCCGGTGGTGCGCCGAAGCTGAGCATCGCCAGCACCGCGGGCGGCATCCGGATCGAATGCGAGGACGGCAACCCGCTGCCGCCGCGGCCGAAGGCGGGCGGCCCGGACGGGGGCTGGGGACTGGCGCTGGTGGAACGGCTGTCACAACGGTGGGGAGTGCGCCCGCGGGGCGCGGGTAAGGTCGTCTGGTGCGAAATGCGGCTGCCCTCGCCCCACGGGCATGGCTGACCTGCGGGCACCGGCCGTGACCGGGTCCGACCGTGACGAACGGGAAGACACCGCCGAGGCCGATCCGCTGGCGGACCCGTATTCCGGGGAGTCCTTCCGCCTGTTCGTGCAGAGCGTCCAGGACTACGCCATCTTCATGCTCGACCCGCGTGGGTACGTGGCGACCTGGAACCCCGGCGCCGAGCGGATCAAGGGCTACCGCGCGGACGAGATCATCGGCCAGCACTTCTCGGTGTTCTACCCGCCGGACGACCTGCGGGCCGGCAAACCCGCCCACGAGCTGGAGGTCGCCGCCGAGGTGGGCCGGTTCGAGGACGAGGGCTGGCGCGTCCGCCAGGACGGCAGCCGGTTCTGGGCGGTGGTGGTGATCACCGCGTTGTTCGACGACCAGGGCAGGCTGCGTGGCTTCGGCAAGGTCACCAGGGACGTCAGCGAGCGCGTGCGCGCGGAGAACGAGCTGGTCGAGCGCAGGCGGCTGTTCTTCCACCTGGTCGAGGCGCAGGAGGCCGAGCGGCGCCGGATCGCCTGGGACGTGCACGACGACTCCATCCAGGCGATGGCGGCGGTGTCCATGCGGTTGCAGCTGCTCAGCGGGCAGGTGCCCGCCGAGCACCTGCCCGCGGTGCGCGCGCTGGACACCGCGGTCGCCGAGACCATCGGCAGGCTGCGTGACCTGGTGCTGCGGTTGCGCCCGCCCGCGCTGGACGGCCGGGACCTGGGCGACGCTGTGCGCGCGCAGCTGCGGCAGCTGTCCGCGCAGGGCATCGAGACCGAAC
Coding sequences within:
- a CDS encoding response regulator, whose protein sequence is MPVIRVVLVEDHDMVAEAMELVFAGIGDIDLAARAGSMAAAVREVELVNPDLVVLDRRLPDGDGIELIGRLRELPAAPKVLLLTAEVSAAVATRVVEAGGSGVVAKTAGLDQLADAIRRAAAGEMVFDAVLLGEVIDRLSGRAAPAELTTREREILRLFAEGATVEEITQRLHLARNTVRNHAQRALVKLGAHSRLEAVAIARRRGLLD
- a CDS encoding PAS domain-containing sensor histidine kinase, with translation MADLRAPAVTGSDRDEREDTAEADPLADPYSGESFRLFVQSVQDYAIFMLDPRGYVATWNPGAERIKGYRADEIIGQHFSVFYPPDDLRAGKPAHELEVAAEVGRFEDEGWRVRQDGSRFWAVVVITALFDDQGRLRGFGKVTRDVSERVRAENELVERRRLFFHLVEAQEAERRRIAWDVHDDSIQAMAAVSMRLQLLSGQVPAEHLPAVRALDTAVAETIGRLRDLVLRLRPPALDGRDLGDAVRAQLRQLSAQGIETELDDVELTDDPPPEASVTLFRIVGEALANAQKHARANRVRVRFRSIDHGTLTEITDDGVGTDVVVDPLGGGDTHFGLQAMRERAEAVGGWWELISEPGSGAMVRCWIPDGPGPARDERDGG
- a CDS encoding phosphate signaling complex PhoU family protein gives rise to the protein MRERFHGRLEELGGQLVRLSAAAAAELRLANRALFEHEPALAAEVKRTDRLLDSARDECEHTAHRLLALEAPVAGDLRLVLVAVYCADRLERMGDLARHIAETAARAHPDPAVPDDLLPAFEQLAECTAAMADDLCVFLSETGETGGTAFAQLHAADAEVDALQQHVLAEVTGPDWRHGVPAAVNATLLARFYGRFADQAVSVARRADFAATGALPR
- a CDS encoding CYTH and CHAD domain-containing protein — translated: MSTRTALERERKFEFPLDLAIPDLRARGPVASQADPVEERLEATYYDTPRYDLIRAGVTLRRRTGGGDDGWHLKLPVGPDAREEITLPLGESDGEVPAELAELVRGHSRGEELIAIAGLRTVRYSVELADADGRVLATLTDDHVTGEAAGAVARLDQWRELELELAADADDQTMAVLAELVADAGAVPSEWPSKLRRLIGDLLAEPPSPRPGKRASAGEVVLHYLRTQVDAMRRHDAGVRRDTEDSVHQMRVAMRRLRSALGSFRRVLDRDAVQGLREELKWLGGELGPVRDNEVLHAGLAKQVAELPRELTIGPVATYLDTYCEQRGEQAKAAALTALNSTRYLELLRALDALLDDPPLTAKANRPARKELRHAVHRADRRLRRAVAALTDAEDRDAALHEVRKKAKQARYTADAVRPVAGKKLNTWRKRVKAVQSTLGDHHDSVVARAELVRLAVAADRDGHSSFSYGVLHGRNAVAAAALDEEFGTRWRRVTGGPRPGRPK
- a CDS encoding ATP-binding protein, whose translation is MLSWAARATPATTVLPADLTAEGEARRFVARVLSAWQGTLPFEDATLIASELVANVVRHAGGAPKLSIASTAGGIRIECEDGNPLPPRPKAGGPDGGWGLALVERLSQRWGVRPRGAGKVVWCEMRLPSPHGHG